The following nucleotide sequence is from Aedes aegypti strain LVP_AGWG chromosome 3, AaegL5.0 Primary Assembly, whole genome shotgun sequence.
ccgagatattattgcgtctatgccatatgaattatgacgcggctttaagcaaaaagtgccaaaatgtgataccaccactacaggttacgcctttggtttccatcatatgggctaatggattatgccctcccatcgcggcaaggtcacataaccaaggggagggacgTTTTGTGATTGGAAGCgtattgcttcaaaataatttcccgaaattccttgagaattcCAAGTTTTTGCAGATTGAATAAAAATTCCCTCAAAATTCCAGGTCTTTTCAGGTAGTAGACATCCTGTGATAGCTGCCGCAACACTCTTACACGACTTTGTCTGTACCGAAAACGTGTTTTAAGAAGGAATGcttaaataaacaaatattttttttttaatgaatgttcgaaccctctgagcagaatctcaaatagagaaacttaaaagtagatggagtaccgtgtaccttttaattccgctcctaaagtGGATCCTaaagtggatacgagtaactgacactgaagaagactgcaagtggtagtcgaaatacgcatatctgtcaaagataagcatttaggagcggaattaaaaggtacacggtactccatctacttttaaataaattttggtAAGTTTTCTCGATCGGATAAACCAGAGGCCTACTTTGCAGCACCACTACCGCAAGAAAAAGCTAGCAGTACGTAGGTAAATGTAAGGAAAGCTACTCACTCATTTCGTCGTCCGAGCCCTCATCCTTCCATCGGTTGAAGTCCACTTTGAGCCAGTGCGGTTTGGTCTTGTCATTGGTCAGCTTTGGCCAGTAGGGAGCTTTCGTGTCCGCTTTCGTGATCACAAACTCGATGCACCGGTTGATGTTTTTACTGACCACTTTGTCCGGGTTGATTTTGCTGTAGAAGTTGATGGTGACTTCGAGGTTCTTCTTCTCCGGTAGGCCCACTCCTTTGAAGTACATGGTGTCCTCTGTAAACCTATGGAAAGAGGACTCGATTTAGTAAAACAGAAGCAAATCTACGGCGCTATTACTTACTTGAAGGTAGGATCCGGACATTCAACGTTTATCGTCAGATACAGGACATCGTTTCGCTGGGCCCAAACGGCCGGGGGAGGAACACTGAAATTGAAgcaaattattattattccGCATTTCAACGAAAAGAATTACATTGAATTTCGCCAGGAAAGCTACAATTAACTTTTTCGAGATCTTTCTATAGACACTATGGTGATTTATGTAAATAAAGGTTATGAACAGTGTCATGGATACGGAGCGAAAGGCGCACCCTACTGCATACACACTTTTTCAGCCAATTTCACGTTTCCATGATATTTAAACCAGGATTTTGATTTCCTTGGAAGTATACGCAAATAGTCAATCATATTTTTCTGTAAATGGAACGAGAGGAAAACTTCCGCAAATCCCTTTTTGACGGAAAACAGCGATATGACCGACAGATCGATAAAAATGGACGCCGGGAAACACGCGAATCGTTATTTCCTCAGAACCACCCGAACAAGGCATTAATTCCATGTCCATCACAAACTTCCACCTTGTCCCGATACTTACGCAACTTCTGTAGAcatttttgattcaattttccACGAATTAACAACTCAACGGGTCAGAAGTCAAGGGCCGCACTTTTCTGCTCCAGGTCCACCGGGTTAACAAAAGGCGTAACGAAAAACGAGTTTTCTTCACTGCGTCTTTCCTTTGACGCAGTCATCCGACGATGATTTTCTCGTGTTCGCTTTTTGACTGTTTTCTTCCCGTCAGCGTCTCGACAGTTTGACAGCTTGAATGAACGTCACGTCACAGGGATGAAATTTGTACTGGTTCGAAATAATCGTGTGGAAAAGGGATTTTCCCTCCTGGTGAGagtgagcctctgtacgtgccataaattcttttgttctcatgacttttactgtgcgccgtgtgtaggtgctgtctcgctctctctcacagGAATTTCGAAaacgcacagtaaaagtcaaacgttttatagcatgcataggctagTTATGAGCCAATGagaatgagcctatgcatgctataaaacgtttgacttttactgtgcgccctgttttcaagttgcccgtgagagagaacgagacagcaccaacacacggcgcacagta
It contains:
- the LOC5565702 gene encoding uncharacterized protein CG16817, translated to MSTEVAVPPPAVWAQRNDVLYLTINVECPDPTFKFTEDTMYFKGVGLPEKKNLEVTINFYSKINPDKVVSKNINRCIEFVITKADTKAPYWPKLTNDKTKPHWLKVDFNRWKDEGSDDEMNEGDNAMSLEDMLRMKNDSKLSFDDLDDDQEDSDDEAMPGLTEDKDDKEEEEKK